The segment ACACCAATATCCGTCCATAACAGGAAGGGTACGCTTGGCAGCTACTATGCATGTTCCAGTTACATTGATACAAACCCGGAATTTGGAACGGTCGATGAATTTAAAGCATTAGTGAAATCGATCCATGCATTGGGCATGAAGGTGATCATTGATTGGGTGGCCAACCATACCGGATGGGATCATGAATGGACGATTTCGCATCCGAGGTTTTACACGCAGGATCATGAAGGCAACTTTAAACCACCCGTTGAAAACTGGGAAGATGTCATCCATCTCAATTTTTATAATGCTGCATTACGCAGAGCGATGATCGATGCGATGAAGTTTTGGGTGAATGATTGTGGTATTGATGGCTTCCGTTGCGATATGGCCATGCTGGTACCCGTTGATTTTTGGAAAGAAGCAAGAACTGAATTAGATCAAATCCGTCCTCTTTTCTGGCTGGGCGAATTCGATCAATGGAATGATGAGGCATATGCATATGTATTCGACATCAGCTACACCTGGCATTGGATGCATATATCTGAAGAATTTTACAAGAACCATCGCCGGATGGTTGAATTGGATAAAGCACTCACAGGTTACAAGCAGAAACAACCATCGCATCACTTACATTCTTTCTTCACGAGTAATCATGATGAGAATAGCTGGAATGGCTCTGAATATGAAAAGTATGGTGCAATGGCATTGCCCCTGGCTGTTTTCAGTTGTACGTGGA is part of the Lacibacter sediminis genome and harbors:
- a CDS encoding alpha-amylase family glycosyl hydrolase → MSTEFRPAAWVSSTNIYEVNLRQYTAEGTFLAFSKHLTRLKDMGVEVIWFMPVTPISVHNRKGTLGSYYACSSYIDTNPEFGTVDEFKALVKSIHALGMKVIIDWVANHTGWDHEWTISHPRFYTQDHEGNFKPPVENWEDVIHLNFYNAALRRAMIDAMKFWVNDCGIDGFRCDMAMLVPVDFWKEARTELDQIRPLFWLGEFDQWNDEAYAYVFDISYTWHWMHISEEFYKNHRRMVELDKALTGYKQKQPSHHLHSFFTSNHDENSWNGSEYEKYGAMALPLAVFSCTWTGVPLLYSGQELPNNKRLAFFDKDEIEWTEQPVLHTFYRKLLGLRKDYPSLLGHDEHNIIWRIATDHPDEVFCFVRKNKEQELLVLLNFSEKPVNLILHDLRVRGEFSDIFSTDKKDAADTFTLEPWGYKVMIK